From a single Clupea harengus chromosome 24, Ch_v2.0.2, whole genome shotgun sequence genomic region:
- the LOC116219286 gene encoding polymeric immunoglobulin receptor-like isoform X2: MICTAAVGTTNVVGYWGGSVSVKCEYDTQYSNRPKYFCQSQQGNCNQKIQTNIKNKWVTNGRYSLFDNGTHYFIVEISGLAPSDAGSYMCGVTVRGGQSVQTEIDLEVKNGIIISGSPPLKTVYVGDALNITCPYLDIHTHAAKYLCKAYRRVGCDYRVSARADRTWVHSEKVSLYDDREERVFTAVLNTLRTFDRGSYWCGVETNWEHGAEDGYKALIRVTQLTVLGTRPTTTVTLPPGTLPHTPGPTVPMTTSSSRPLQVTTAPSTAQPRGPVTAFTKLLPPSTKTATTHHSTTQTEASTKTASTHHSTTQTEGRRFDIHYYYIKLLYCIYIIFK; the protein is encoded by the exons CTGCGGTGGGCACCACCAATGTGGTTGGCTACTGGGGAGGAAGCGTGAGCGTCAAGTGTGAGTACGACACACAGTACAGCAACCGGCCCAAGTACTTCTGCCAGAGCCAACAGGGCAACTGCAACCAGAAGATACAGACCAACATCAAGAACAAGTGGGTCACCAACGGCCGATACTCTCTGTTCGACAATGGGACGCACTACTTCATCGTGGAAATCTCCGGACTGGCGCCGTCCGATGCAGGGAGCTACATGTGCGGTGTGACCGTGCGAGGAGGGCAATCGGTGCAAACGGAGATCGACTTGGAAGTGAAGAACG GGATCATCATCAGTGGGTCGCCTCCATTGAAGACGGTGTATGTGGGGGATGCCCTAAACATCACGTGTCCATATCTGGACATCCACACCCACGCGGCCAAGTACCTCTGCAAGGCCTACAGGAGAGTGGGCTGCGactacagg GTGTCCGCTCGGGCGGACAGGACCTGGGTACACTCGGAGAAGGTCTCTCTGTACGACGACAGAGAGGAGCGGGTCTTCACCGCCGTGCTGAACACGCTCAGGACGTTCGACCGCGGCTCTTACTGGTGTGGCGTGGAAACGAACTGGGAGCATGGGGCAGAGGACGGGTACAAAGCTCTCATCAGGGTGACGCAACTGACAGTGCTGG GTACACGGCCCACTACCACAGTAACCCTGCCGCCAGGAACACTACCACATACCCCTGGACCCACAG TTCCCATGACAACATCCTCCTCACGTCCTCTACAAGTAACCACAGCGCCATCTACTGCTCAGCCCagag ggCCAGTAACTGCTTTTACAAAACTCCTGCCACCAAGTACAAAGACAGCAACCACTCACCATTCAACTACTCAGACTGAGG CAAGTACAAAGACAGCAAGCACTCACCATTCAACTACTCAGACTGAGGGTAGGCGATTTgatatacattattattatattaaattgttatattgtatatatattatatttaaatgA
- the LOC116219286 gene encoding polymeric immunoglobulin receptor-like isoform X1: protein MDTLPGVLTVLILAFHLIVAAVGTTNVVGYWGGSVSVKCEYDTQYSNRPKYFCQSQQGNCNQKIQTNIKNKWVTNGRYSLFDNGTHYFIVEISGLAPSDAGSYMCGVTVRGGQSVQTEIDLEVKNGIIISGSPPLKTVYVGDALNITCPYLDIHTHAAKYLCKAYRRVGCDYRVSARADRTWVHSEKVSLYDDREERVFTAVLNTLRTFDRGSYWCGVETNWEHGAEDGYKALIRVTQLTVLGTRPTTTVTLPPGTLPHTPGPTVPMTTSSSRPLQVTTAPSTAQPRGPVTAFTKLLPPSTKTATTHHSTTQTEASTKTASTHHSTTQTEGRRFDIHYYYIKLLYCIYIIFK, encoded by the exons CTGCGGTGGGCACCACCAATGTGGTTGGCTACTGGGGAGGAAGCGTGAGCGTCAAGTGTGAGTACGACACACAGTACAGCAACCGGCCCAAGTACTTCTGCCAGAGCCAACAGGGCAACTGCAACCAGAAGATACAGACCAACATCAAGAACAAGTGGGTCACCAACGGCCGATACTCTCTGTTCGACAATGGGACGCACTACTTCATCGTGGAAATCTCCGGACTGGCGCCGTCCGATGCAGGGAGCTACATGTGCGGTGTGACCGTGCGAGGAGGGCAATCGGTGCAAACGGAGATCGACTTGGAAGTGAAGAACG GGATCATCATCAGTGGGTCGCCTCCATTGAAGACGGTGTATGTGGGGGATGCCCTAAACATCACGTGTCCATATCTGGACATCCACACCCACGCGGCCAAGTACCTCTGCAAGGCCTACAGGAGAGTGGGCTGCGactacagg GTGTCCGCTCGGGCGGACAGGACCTGGGTACACTCGGAGAAGGTCTCTCTGTACGACGACAGAGAGGAGCGGGTCTTCACCGCCGTGCTGAACACGCTCAGGACGTTCGACCGCGGCTCTTACTGGTGTGGCGTGGAAACGAACTGGGAGCATGGGGCAGAGGACGGGTACAAAGCTCTCATCAGGGTGACGCAACTGACAGTGCTGG GTACACGGCCCACTACCACAGTAACCCTGCCGCCAGGAACACTACCACATACCCCTGGACCCACAG TTCCCATGACAACATCCTCCTCACGTCCTCTACAAGTAACCACAGCGCCATCTACTGCTCAGCCCagag ggCCAGTAACTGCTTTTACAAAACTCCTGCCACCAAGTACAAAGACAGCAACCACTCACCATTCAACTACTCAGACTGAGG CAAGTACAAAGACAGCAAGCACTCACCATTCAACTACTCAGACTGAGGGTAGGCGATTTgatatacattattattatattaaattgttatattgtatatatattatatttaaatgA